One region of Jonesiaceae bacterium BS-20 genomic DNA includes:
- the rpsF gene encoding 30S ribosomal protein S6 translates to MRQYELMMILSPEIDERAIVPTVEKLIAVVPAEGGTIDNTDIWGRRRMSFEIAKKSEGVYAVINFTASPATSKELERQLGLNESVLRIKVLRTAA, encoded by the coding sequence ATGCGTCAGTACGAACTGATGATGATTCTCTCCCCAGAGATCGATGAGCGTGCAATCGTTCCAACCGTTGAAAAGTTGATCGCTGTTGTTCCAGCCGAAGGCGGAACGATTGACAACACCGACATTTGGGGCCGTCGCCGTATGTCGTTTGAAATTGCGAAGAAGTCCGAGGGCGTCTACGCAGTCATCAACTTCACCGCTTCTCCTGCAACCTCCAAGGAACTTGAGCGTCAGCTCGGACTCAACGAGTCCGTTCTTCGCATCAAGGTCCTGCGGACTGCAGCCTGA
- a CDS encoding single-stranded DNA-binding protein — protein sequence MAGETVITVVGNLTGDPELRFTASGAAVASFTIASTPRNFDRQTNEWKDGDALFMRCSIWREAAENVAESLTKGMRVVAQGRLVQRSYETREGEKRTVVELQVDEVGPSLRYASAKVTRNQRSGGGGGNFGGGGQQQQQASGFGASSGGQNVDPWATAGPAGGGGNSFADEPPF from the coding sequence ATGGCTGGTGAGACCGTAATTACGGTAGTGGGAAACCTAACTGGGGACCCTGAACTGCGTTTCACCGCATCAGGTGCAGCTGTTGCAAGCTTCACCATTGCGTCCACTCCTCGCAACTTTGACCGTCAGACAAACGAATGGAAGGACGGCGATGCTTTGTTCATGCGCTGCTCCATCTGGCGTGAAGCTGCGGAAAATGTTGCGGAATCCCTAACCAAGGGAATGCGTGTAGTTGCACAGGGGCGCCTTGTGCAGCGTTCATATGAAACCCGTGAAGGTGAAAAGCGCACCGTAGTCGAACTCCAGGTGGATGAAGTTGGTCCATCACTGCGCTACGCATCTGCAAAAGTCACCCGTAACCAGCGCTCCGGCGGCGGTGGCGGTAACTTTGGCGGCGGCGGTCAACAACAGCAGCAGGCTAGTGGGTTCGGCGCAAGTTCTGGAGGACAGAACGTTGACCCGTGGGCAACCGCAGGTCCGGCTGGCGGAGGCGGAAACTCCTTCGCTGACGAGCCACCGTTCTAA
- the rpsR gene encoding 30S ribosomal protein S18, translated as MAKPVVRKPKKKSNPLKSAKIEAVDYKDTALLRKFISDRGKIRARRVTGVSVQEQRQIARAVKNAREMALLPYSSSAR; from the coding sequence ATGGCAAAGCCCGTTGTGCGCAAGCCCAAGAAGAAGTCGAATCCACTGAAGTCAGCCAAGATCGAGGCCGTTGACTACAAGGACACCGCGCTACTGCGCAAGTTCATCTCCGACCGTGGAAAGATCCGCGCTCGCCGAGTAACTGGTGTCTCTGTTCAGGAACAGCGTCAGATCGCACGTGCAGTTAAGAACGCACGCGAAATGGCTCTTCTTCCTTACTCATCGTCCGCACGCTGA
- the rplI gene encoding 50S ribosomal protein L9: MAKLILTSEVSGLGEAGDIVEVKDGYARNYLIPRKLATAWTKGGQSQVDALRKARKAREIDNREEAKALRDAIQSAPAVVSASAGKGGRLFGSVSTAAIADAVAANGHKIDKRKIEVLEPMKTTGSYTVSVRLHPEVLAKVQVKVVAA; this comes from the coding sequence ATGGCAAAGCTTATTCTTACATCTGAAGTATCCGGTCTTGGTGAGGCTGGCGACATCGTAGAGGTTAAGGACGGTTACGCACGTAACTACCTGATTCCTCGCAAGCTCGCTACCGCTTGGACCAAGGGTGGACAGTCACAGGTTGACGCTCTCCGCAAGGCTCGTAAGGCCCGCGAGATCGACAACCGCGAAGAGGCTAAGGCTCTTCGTGACGCTATCCAGTCCGCACCAGCAGTCGTTTCGGCTTCCGCTGGTAAGGGTGGCCGCCTGTTCGGTTCAGTTTCAACGGCAGCAATTGCTGACGCGGTAGCTGCCAACGGTCACAAGATCGACAAGCGCAAGATCGAGGTGCTTGAGCCAATGAAGACCACTGGTTCATACACCGTTTCGGTCCGCCTGCACCCAGAGGTGCTGGCAAAGGTTCAGGTTAAGGTCGTTGCAGCCTGA
- a CDS encoding MATE family efflux transporter has product MLDRRILALAIPSLGSLVAEPLFVLIDSAVVGRLGTNQLAGLSVASTVLTTIVGLCVFLAYATTASVSRKLGAGHTKEALRSGIDGIWLAIGLGIILALGLLLSAPYLLAALGAKDAVLTNAVAYLRWSAPGLPGMLLVLAATGVLRGFQDTKSPLWVASIGAAVNAILSVALVYGAGMGTAGSGLGTAITQLAMGAVLATLVARGAKREGISLRPATHGILSNVRTGTPLLIRTLSLRVAIILTVFTATGLGATVLAGHQVVNSVWGLAAFALDALAIAAQALIGHSLGSGDRKFTRAAVTRTLQWGVLVGAVLGAIIAVGGWWFAPLFTHDPLVREAVMYGCIVAGVFMPIMGWVCVLDGVLIGAGDGVYLAKVGVLNLVVYAPFVWAVHLWAPGGALGLMWLWLSFAGVYIGIRAVTTGVRASGTAWMKVG; this is encoded by the coding sequence CTGCTCGACCGCAGAATTCTCGCGCTGGCAATTCCCTCTCTGGGTTCCCTTGTCGCCGAGCCACTATTTGTTTTGATTGACTCGGCGGTCGTGGGACGCCTTGGCACCAACCAGCTGGCGGGGCTCAGCGTTGCCTCGACCGTGCTCACCACAATCGTTGGGCTGTGCGTCTTCCTGGCCTACGCAACCACGGCATCGGTCTCTCGCAAACTCGGGGCCGGGCACACCAAAGAAGCCTTACGCAGCGGAATTGATGGGATCTGGCTGGCCATTGGGCTAGGCATCATTCTCGCGCTGGGGCTCCTCCTCAGCGCCCCTTACTTGCTGGCGGCTCTAGGTGCCAAAGACGCGGTGCTTACCAACGCCGTGGCCTACCTGCGCTGGTCCGCCCCCGGTCTGCCCGGCATGCTTTTGGTGCTCGCCGCAACGGGAGTCCTGCGCGGGTTCCAAGACACCAAGTCTCCGCTATGGGTGGCCTCGATCGGAGCCGCGGTCAACGCGATTTTGTCCGTTGCATTAGTCTACGGCGCGGGAATGGGCACCGCGGGTTCCGGACTTGGAACCGCAATCACCCAGCTCGCCATGGGCGCTGTTCTTGCAACGTTGGTTGCCCGGGGCGCTAAACGCGAGGGCATCTCACTTCGCCCTGCCACCCACGGGATCCTATCGAACGTGCGCACCGGCACACCCCTATTGATCCGCACACTCAGCCTGCGGGTTGCCATCATCCTGACTGTCTTCACCGCAACCGGGCTAGGCGCGACCGTGCTGGCCGGACACCAAGTGGTCAACAGTGTGTGGGGCCTTGCTGCCTTCGCCCTCGACGCCCTAGCCATTGCCGCTCAGGCGCTCATTGGGCACAGCTTGGGCTCCGGTGATCGCAAGTTCACCCGCGCTGCCGTTACTCGAACCCTCCAATGGGGAGTGCTGGTTGGGGCGGTTCTAGGAGCAATCATCGCGGTTGGTGGCTGGTGGTTTGCGCCCCTGTTCACCCACGACCCTCTGGTCCGGGAAGCCGTCATGTACGGATGCATCGTAGCGGGAGTCTTCATGCCCATCATGGGTTGGGTCTGTGTGCTAGACGGTGTGTTAATCGGTGCTGGCGATGGGGTGTACCTGGCCAAAGTTGGGGTGCTCAACCTCGTGGTCTACGCACCATTCGTGTGGGCTGTACATCTATGGGCCCCTGGTGGCGCCCTAGGGTTGATGTGGCTCTGGCTCAGCTTTGCCGGCGTCTACATTGGCATCCGGGCGGTCACCACCGGGGTTCGTGCCAGCGGAACCGCTTGGATGAAGGTCGGCTAG
- the dnaB gene encoding replicative DNA helicase, translated as MSIDSFEPQFPPASGEGERRFDRTPPQDLAAEQSVLGGMLISKDAIADVIAQIQGPDFYRPAHETVYDVIIDLYGHGEPADAITVVAELTKRGDLSRIGGASYIHDLISMVPTAANAGYYARIVRERSIMRRLVEAGTRIVQLGYATDGADVDDVVNNAQAEIYNVSENRTAEDYVVIGDFIGEAIDDIEAAQNKTDGAGGVPTGIADFDKLTNGLHPGQMIVVAARPAMGKSTLGIDFVRSAAIKHNMTSVVFSLEMSRNEIAMRIIAAEGRIHMQKLRNGDMDEQDWQRLAAAQSRMADAPLFIDDSPNMALMEIRAKCRRLKQQHDLKLVVIDYLQLMSSGKRVESRQQEVSEFSRALKLLAKELEVPVIAISQLNRGPEQRTDKRPAISDLRESGSIEQDADMVVLVHRPDAYEKEHPRAGEADLIVAKHRNGPTADITVAFQGNYSRFVDMQQ; from the coding sequence ATGTCAATTGATTCTTTTGAACCTCAGTTCCCACCCGCAAGTGGTGAAGGCGAACGTCGGTTTGACCGTACTCCACCCCAAGATTTAGCCGCTGAGCAAAGCGTGCTCGGGGGCATGCTGATCTCGAAGGACGCCATTGCGGACGTCATCGCGCAGATCCAAGGCCCAGACTTTTACCGCCCCGCCCACGAAACAGTTTATGACGTCATTATTGACCTCTACGGGCATGGCGAACCAGCTGACGCCATCACTGTCGTAGCGGAGCTGACCAAGCGCGGGGACCTGAGCCGGATCGGTGGGGCGTCCTACATTCACGACCTCATCTCGATGGTCCCCACGGCCGCAAACGCCGGGTACTACGCGCGTATTGTGCGCGAGCGTTCCATCATGCGCCGCCTGGTGGAGGCCGGTACCCGTATTGTTCAGTTGGGTTACGCCACCGACGGGGCTGACGTTGACGATGTTGTTAACAACGCGCAGGCAGAGATTTACAATGTCTCCGAAAACCGTACCGCTGAGGACTATGTTGTTATTGGTGACTTCATTGGCGAGGCCATCGATGACATCGAGGCTGCCCAGAACAAGACCGATGGAGCTGGCGGTGTGCCAACCGGCATTGCCGACTTCGATAAGTTGACCAATGGGCTACACCCGGGCCAGATGATCGTTGTGGCGGCCCGTCCTGCAATGGGTAAGTCGACGCTGGGTATCGACTTTGTGCGCTCTGCCGCGATCAAACACAACATGACTTCTGTTGTGTTCTCCCTCGAGATGAGCCGCAACGAGATTGCCATGCGTATCATCGCGGCCGAGGGCCGGATTCACATGCAAAAACTGCGTAACGGTGACATGGACGAGCAGGACTGGCAGCGTTTGGCTGCGGCCCAAAGCAGGATGGCCGATGCCCCACTCTTTATCGATGATTCGCCCAACATGGCCCTCATGGAGATCCGGGCGAAGTGCCGCCGGCTCAAGCAGCAGCACGACCTTAAGTTGGTAGTCATCGACTACCTCCAGCTGATGAGCTCCGGTAAGCGCGTAGAGTCCCGTCAACAAGAGGTCTCGGAGTTCTCCCGTGCGCTCAAGCTGTTGGCCAAGGAACTCGAAGTTCCGGTCATCGCGATCTCGCAGCTAAACCGTGGACCCGAGCAGCGTACCGATAAGCGCCCAGCTATTTCCGACCTCCGTGAATCCGGTTCGATTGAGCAGGACGCGGACATGGTTGTGCTAGTGCACCGCCCGGACGCATACGAGAAGGAACACCCACGTGCCGGTGAAGCTGACCTGATTGTGGCAAAGCACCGTAACGGTCCTACCGCGGATATTACGGTTGCGTTCCAGGGTAACTATTCGCGTTTTGTCGACATGCAGCAGTAA
- a CDS encoding CueP family metal-binding protein, giving the protein MTMLIVATIGALGLVLTGCATDPQNPAEQSISTQQGGSANTAGDLLAAHGLDGLTGQEIVDKLDNLNQAERPSSLFASVRANSLVLTDGGAQEQVVALPEDEFYVSIAPFLTQTHECYFHSLTSCVGELQNKDIQVRIVNDADGTVLVDEATKTFDNGFIGYWLPKDITATVEITHDGNTATATLGTGPDDPTCVTTIQLA; this is encoded by the coding sequence ATGACGATGCTTATTGTTGCGACAATTGGCGCTTTGGGTTTGGTCCTGACCGGATGCGCGACAGACCCGCAGAATCCGGCCGAGCAGAGTATCTCAACTCAACAAGGTGGTTCCGCAAATACCGCTGGTGATCTGTTGGCAGCGCACGGCTTGGATGGTCTTACGGGGCAAGAGATCGTTGATAAGTTAGACAATCTAAATCAAGCGGAACGTCCGTCTTCTCTGTTTGCTTCCGTCAGGGCAAACTCCCTCGTCTTGACCGATGGGGGAGCCCAAGAGCAGGTGGTGGCCCTGCCAGAGGATGAGTTTTACGTTTCGATTGCACCGTTTTTGACGCAAACACACGAGTGCTACTTTCACAGTCTGACCAGTTGTGTTGGCGAGTTACAGAACAAAGACATCCAGGTGCGCATAGTCAATGACGCAGATGGAACGGTCTTGGTGGATGAAGCCACAAAAACCTTTGACAACGGGTTCATTGGTTACTGGCTACCAAAGGACATCACGGCAACCGTCGAAATTACCCACGACGGTAATACCGCAACCGCCACGTTGGGAACCGGACCGGATGACCCCACCTGTGTCACGACCATTCAGTTGGCCTAG
- a CDS encoding 1-acyl-sn-glycerol-3-phosphate acyltransferase, whose protein sequence is MTGTIKRAIAKAGWKLSGWKHVSTVTPEPGQPTLLIGAPHTSNWDFLFMLGIVWDQGVKMKYLGKDSLFKPPFGFVMRWFGGIPVNRANPYGLVEELIAQTKKDPSFSLVITPEGTRGSGKYWKSGFYRISQQTGMPLTLGFVDKATKTCGLGMTYTLTGDVSKDMDAIRAFYADKGGYRPELKTEPRLKEEDRNL, encoded by the coding sequence ATGACCGGAACAATTAAACGTGCAATTGCCAAAGCAGGCTGGAAACTTAGCGGCTGGAAGCACGTTTCCACCGTTACGCCCGAGCCCGGTCAGCCAACGCTTTTAATTGGCGCCCCGCACACCTCGAACTGGGACTTCCTGTTCATGCTGGGAATTGTGTGGGATCAAGGTGTCAAGATGAAGTACCTGGGCAAAGACTCTTTATTCAAACCACCATTTGGGTTTGTCATGCGCTGGTTCGGTGGAATACCGGTCAACCGGGCAAACCCTTACGGCCTAGTTGAGGAGCTGATTGCCCAAACTAAGAAGGACCCTTCCTTCTCCCTGGTCATTACACCCGAGGGTACCCGCGGCAGTGGCAAGTACTGGAAGTCCGGGTTCTACCGGATTTCCCAGCAGACCGGCATGCCTCTCACACTAGGTTTTGTGGATAAAGCTACTAAAACCTGCGGCCTCGGAATGACCTACACGCTCACCGGTGATGTTTCCAAAGACATGGATGCCATCAGGGCGTTCTACGCGGACAAGGGTGGATACCGGCCGGAACTTAAGACTGAGCCACGCCTCAAAGAAGAGGATCGTAACCTTTAG
- a CDS encoding MarR family transcriptional regulator: MTETHAPETQWLNEEETEAWKALVDLSVRLPATLDSRLQRDCDLSFYEYMVLAMLSEQEDWTLNMGQLAQLTSGSLSRLSHVTKRLESSGFVSRTRGEKDKRQTYAKLTDLGWEKIVASAPIHVAQVREVVFSALDCDQVKNLFSTVNAIRPQLN; encoded by the coding sequence ATGACCGAAACACACGCACCTGAGACCCAGTGGCTGAATGAGGAAGAAACCGAAGCTTGGAAGGCACTGGTGGACCTATCAGTCCGACTTCCAGCGACACTGGACTCTCGTTTGCAACGGGACTGCGACCTAAGCTTTTACGAGTACATGGTTCTTGCAATGCTGTCTGAGCAGGAAGACTGGACCCTCAATATGGGTCAGCTGGCCCAACTCACCAGCGGTTCTCTTTCCCGTCTGTCACACGTGACCAAGAGGCTCGAGTCCTCTGGCTTTGTGTCCCGCACTCGCGGCGAGAAAGATAAGCGGCAGACCTATGCCAAGCTCACCGATCTAGGTTGGGAAAAAATCGTTGCCTCGGCGCCCATCCATGTTGCCCAGGTACGGGAAGTAGTCTTCTCTGCACTCGATTGCGACCAGGTCAAGAACCTGTTCAGCACCGTCAACGCCATTAGGCCCCAGCTCAACTGA
- a CDS encoding response regulator transcription factor, with protein MADTMINILVVDDDALVRAGLKMILGGHPQFTIIGEAIDGEHAIQQYRALQPDVVLMDIRMPKRDGLSATTEILAEFPDANVIVLTTFDTDEFIVRALRAGSRGFLLKDSTPADLIRAVELAAQGHPTLSPTVTAQLMAKITDAPDTSQRSAAVTCLEQLTDRELEVAQEIALGLSNSEIASKLFMSVPTVKTHVSRIFTKFGVDNRVQIAIKVHDASR; from the coding sequence ATGGCAGACACGATGATTAATATTCTTGTGGTGGACGATGACGCGCTTGTGCGGGCTGGGCTCAAGATGATCTTGGGCGGACACCCGCAGTTCACCATCATTGGGGAAGCCATCGATGGTGAGCATGCGATTCAGCAGTACCGGGCTTTGCAACCCGATGTTGTTTTGATGGATATTCGTATGCCCAAGCGTGATGGGTTGTCTGCAACAACTGAAATTTTGGCGGAATTTCCGGATGCCAACGTGATTGTGCTGACCACGTTTGATACCGACGAGTTCATAGTGCGCGCACTACGCGCTGGTTCTCGCGGATTCTTACTCAAGGATTCCACCCCGGCAGACCTCATTCGGGCCGTAGAGTTGGCCGCGCAGGGGCACCCCACGCTATCCCCCACCGTGACTGCCCAACTCATGGCAAAGATTACCGATGCCCCGGACACCTCCCAGCGCAGCGCGGCAGTTACTTGTTTGGAGCAGCTTACGGACCGCGAGTTAGAAGTTGCTCAGGAAATTGCGTTAGGTCTTTCGAACTCGGAAATTGCCAGCAAACTCTTTATGAGTGTGCCAACGGTTAAGACTCATGTGAGTCGGATCTTCACCAAATTTGGGGTTGATAATCGGGTGCAGATCGCGATTAAGGTACATGACGCATCTCGCTAG
- a CDS encoding histidine kinase — MRTPLPLYPPPPLTVWGQIWRYGVAIISGAFSFLLVVGVYQMEGLLNYSPGGPGMLPLVFIDLALAPVMFLAMALRRRKPLLAIVLVSAFAGFSSLGSGAITFTLVSVATRRRWKELIPAAVLWFFSTWAMQAVSTSIWAQGVSTISFEQVTLAEMTISSFTFFTIMVAIGLFIGGRRQAIGALEARVAAAEDIRDARFAQARANERSSIAREMHDVLAHRISLVALHSGALSYRKDLSAEQVAETAEIIRDNSHQALKELRTVLGVLRDPASGLDAPPDLPQPALTDLDVLIQDSRLTGTRIDLHAPKDLLASFDQLNQTISRNAYRVLQECLTNARKHAPNALVTLKLSGNQDDGLFIECRNGVRFAPLASKEVCLPSSGLGLVGMQERIRASGGTLEFGAPSQNFFEVKVWLPWQTR; from the coding sequence TTGCGCACCCCACTCCCGCTCTACCCACCGCCACCGTTGACCGTCTGGGGCCAGATTTGGCGCTACGGTGTTGCGATCATATCTGGTGCCTTCTCGTTCCTGCTAGTTGTGGGCGTTTATCAGATGGAGGGCTTACTCAACTACAGCCCGGGCGGGCCCGGCATGCTCCCTCTTGTCTTCATTGACCTAGCGCTTGCTCCCGTCATGTTTTTGGCCATGGCCCTGCGCCGGCGCAAGCCCCTTCTGGCTATTGTGCTGGTCAGCGCATTTGCTGGTTTCAGCTCACTAGGCAGCGGGGCAATCACCTTCACCCTTGTCTCGGTCGCTACCCGGCGCCGTTGGAAAGAACTCATCCCGGCCGCGGTGTTGTGGTTCTTCTCTACATGGGCAATGCAGGCCGTTAGCACTAGCATTTGGGCGCAGGGCGTCAGCACAATTTCCTTTGAACAGGTCACCCTCGCTGAGATGACCATCAGTTCCTTCACGTTCTTCACCATCATGGTCGCGATCGGTCTGTTCATTGGAGGGCGCCGTCAAGCCATTGGCGCGCTCGAAGCGCGCGTTGCCGCGGCAGAAGATATTCGCGATGCCCGCTTCGCCCAGGCCCGCGCTAACGAGCGTTCCAGCATCGCTCGGGAGATGCACGACGTGCTTGCGCACCGCATTTCCTTAGTTGCCCTGCACTCGGGCGCGTTGTCCTACCGCAAGGACTTGAGTGCGGAGCAGGTTGCGGAGACCGCTGAAATTATTCGGGATAACTCGCATCAGGCGCTTAAGGAACTGCGTACGGTGTTAGGTGTTCTGCGGGATCCAGCCAGCGGGCTAGACGCCCCTCCCGACCTGCCCCAACCAGCACTTACGGACCTTGACGTGCTCATTCAAGACTCACGTTTGACCGGGACACGGATCGATCTACATGCCCCCAAGGACCTACTGGCCAGTTTTGACCAGCTCAACCAAACGATTAGTCGCAACGCCTACCGGGTTCTTCAGGAGTGTCTGACCAATGCGCGCAAGCATGCACCCAACGCGCTGGTGACGTTGAAACTGAGCGGTAATCAGGACGATGGCCTGTTCATCGAATGCCGCAACGGGGTTCGGTTTGCCCCGCTGGCTTCTAAGGAAGTTTGCTTGCCCAGTTCCGGCTTAGGGTTAGTGGGGATGCAAGAGCGGATTAGAGCGTCCGGGGGCACCCTTGAATTTGGTGCGCCCTCACAAAACTTTTTTGAGGTAAAGGTTTGGTTGCCATGGCAGACACGATGA
- a CDS encoding ATP-binding cassette domain-containing protein — protein MITVDSVTKRYGNFTALNNVTFSVKPGAVTGFLGPNGAGKSTAMRIICGLTPQDSGTALIGGKSFGQLANPAAQVGVLLDASAQHAGRTGFEVLTLQAIALGVARSQVGEVLELVGLTPKEAKRQLRNYSLGMRQRLGIACALLGSPQVLILDEPVNGLDPQGIRWMRRLLRNFADDGGTVLLSSHLLLEMEAVADELVVIGSGKIVAQGPKEVLLGSSQTAVTSLDQVGLGSSLERAGFEVHYAGAGEGNQSVPELLTSATAEQVGQIALTNSVVLTGLAPAKNGGLEDLFFNLTQGSDRDGI, from the coding sequence ATGATCACAGTTGACTCAGTCACCAAGCGCTACGGCAACTTCACGGCGCTCAACAACGTAACATTTTCCGTCAAACCCGGCGCGGTTACGGGCTTCCTTGGCCCCAATGGCGCCGGAAAATCCACCGCCATGCGGATTATCTGCGGCCTCACGCCGCAGGACTCAGGCACAGCTTTGATTGGTGGCAAGTCGTTTGGGCAGCTGGCTAACCCCGCAGCCCAGGTTGGAGTGCTTCTCGATGCCTCAGCCCAGCACGCGGGCCGCACCGGCTTTGAGGTACTTACGCTTCAAGCCATTGCGCTTGGGGTTGCGCGCAGCCAGGTGGGAGAAGTCTTGGAGCTCGTTGGGCTGACGCCCAAAGAGGCGAAACGTCAGCTGCGAAACTACTCGTTGGGCATGCGCCAGCGGTTGGGAATTGCATGCGCACTGCTCGGCTCGCCTCAGGTATTGATTTTGGACGAACCGGTCAATGGATTGGACCCGCAAGGTATCCGATGGATGCGTAGGCTTCTGCGCAATTTTGCCGATGACGGCGGGACCGTGCTGCTGTCTTCCCACCTATTGCTGGAGATGGAAGCGGTTGCTGATGAACTCGTGGTGATTGGCAGTGGCAAGATCGTGGCTCAGGGGCCAAAGGAAGTTCTCCTGGGAAGTTCGCAAACAGCCGTGACCAGTTTGGACCAGGTGGGACTGGGATCTTCACTCGAGCGAGCAGGGTTTGAAGTGCACTATGCGGGCGCAGGCGAGGGTAATCAGTCCGTCCCAGAACTGCTCACCTCCGCAACCGCGGAGCAGGTGGGACAGATTGCGCTCACAAACTCGGTAGTGCTGACGGGGCTGGCCCCGGCTAAAAATGGTGGGCTTGAAGACCTGTTCTTCAACCTGACCCAAGGTAGTGATCGCGATGGAATCTAA
- a CDS encoding ABC transporter permease: MSNINSSVVPGNQMSTQLGRAGGPGAGIGNAIGTKPGIPFARLFHVELRKQVDTRASLALIAIIVVGMLGFTAIELFIDSQGPKSFATFQEVTLMPLLMFLPVIAILAVTSEWSQRTALVTFVWEPRRGRVIAAKFASAFLLAALGAILALGIAALGTALAGALGADVSWAFAPSKLAGLLTTLVLVVAQGIAFGLLIQNTPGAIVAYFVLPTVMTMLSTLVSWIGKYSDWIDLTFATMGVSSGEFTGATISRAAVAVSIWIILPGVLGLIRMWRREIK, from the coding sequence ATGAGCAACATCAACTCTTCCGTTGTACCCGGTAACCAAATGTCCACTCAACTGGGCCGGGCAGGTGGACCCGGCGCGGGCATCGGGAATGCTATTGGCACAAAGCCCGGTATCCCATTTGCGCGATTGTTTCACGTGGAACTTCGCAAGCAGGTCGACACCCGAGCGTCGCTCGCACTCATTGCCATCATTGTGGTGGGCATGCTGGGGTTCACCGCAATTGAACTGTTTATTGATAGTCAAGGCCCCAAGAGCTTTGCCACCTTCCAAGAGGTGACGCTCATGCCGCTCTTGATGTTCTTGCCTGTCATCGCGATCCTAGCGGTCACCTCGGAATGGTCCCAGCGCACCGCGCTTGTCACGTTCGTGTGGGAGCCGCGACGGGGCCGGGTCATTGCCGCAAAGTTTGCGTCCGCTTTTCTACTAGCGGCTCTTGGCGCGATTTTGGCGCTAGGTATTGCCGCGCTGGGAACTGCGCTCGCGGGGGCACTCGGAGCAGACGTTAGCTGGGCTTTTGCGCCGAGCAAGCTGGCCGGACTGTTGACCACGCTGGTCTTGGTGGTTGCCCAGGGAATCGCCTTTGGTCTGCTGATCCAGAACACCCCGGGCGCGATCGTTGCCTATTTTGTGCTGCCTACGGTGATGACCATGCTGTCTACGCTGGTGAGCTGGATTGGTAAGTACTCTGACTGGATCGACCTGACCTTCGCAACCATGGGAGTGAGCAGCGGCGAATTTACCGGCGCCACAATCAGCCGTGCCGCCGTCGCAGTTTCCATCTGGATCATCCTGCCGGGAGTACTGGGACTGATCCGGATGTGGCGACGCGAAATCAAGTAG